TTACTTACAAATAAGGTATAACCAACCTATGTGTTTCTTGCTTTAGAGCAATGTGAGAAGATATAATGTTAGAGTAAAAATGTCACGTTTTATAAAATCTATGATTCCTTCAATTTATCAAGTAGGTATATCGTTTCTTTGTTTTTAACGCTCTTTGCTGCACTCATCCAAGTCAATTTTATACAAGTcgctaaaaataattgaaaagaaaaagagatgaaCACACATTTATACAGGTGAAATGGATCAATAGACAACGCGTATTGGTATTCGCTACTCGAGGTATCGGTCACAGGCATCGACATCTCATGGACGATATGAAAAAGCTGATGCCTCATCATCGTCCAGAGTGCAAGATGGAACGTAGCAAGAATTTACGAGTGGTAAATGAAATgtgtgaaatgaaaaattgcaacaaGTCTATCTTGTTTGAAGGTCGAAAGAAGCGAGATCTTTACATGTGGCTCGCTAATGTGCCCAATGGTCCAAGCGCAAAATTTCTTGTGGAAAACAGTATGTATCGTTTCTATAATCAGATTTATATACGGGTGTGATGCAAGCGAGGATGATGACGACTGTTTTATTTACAGTTTACACAATGGGAGAACTAAAGTTGGCAGGCAACTGCTTGACAGGGTCCCGGCCATTATTGTCATTTGACGAACATTTCACTACACATGGACATTATAGTCTTTTAAGAGAATTATTGACACAAATCTTTGGTGTGCCGCATCATCATCCTAAGAGTCAGCCTTTCTTCGATCACGTGTACACGTTCAGCATCCTAGACAACAGGATATGGTTCAGGAACTTTCAAATTTTGACCGAGGATGGTGGACTGACCGAAATAGGACCGCGATTCGTCTTGAATCCGGTGAAAATATTTGCTCAAAGTTTTGGTGGTGACACTCTGTGGGAAAATCCTCATTACGTTTCCCCTGCCAAGGTAATGCaaatcgtataattaaaaaatgcatgGTGTTTATTTAGTTGTTCACTGATATCACAGTTTGGTAAATTTTAGTATCGACAATCGTTGACGAAGAGCGCTgctaataaatacaaaaacagAGTCGAGCAAAAGATGGCCCAACGGACGAACAAGCCTGAAGAATCTTACGCACTTAATCCCACGGATGAGATATTCAAGGGTGATTCGCAAAAAGTCGGGGAAATTAGAGAAAAGCTTCAGAGACGTCGTTAGAAGCGCGTCTGTATACAGAcactttaatttcttttattaagataactttattaaaatactttgTACGTTGAAATCTGCAAGCCTCTTATTATCTAGATGTGAACTGAATTTTCACTTTGATATCTTATTTCAagacatttaattacatttaaggAGGAATGAGAAGTGTATAAAAACTTTCGAAAATAGAAAATCGTTTGTAATAAGCTGAGAAACGATTTCTCGTCAATACAATAAATACTGTACAtctttttgtatataaaaatctgtCAAACTCACGCATAATTGCACTTTGTTGTATTAGAAtggatattttttaacataaactAAGCTGTATCTCtacatttcttttataattatgactTGCACTTGCAGTCAAGATGAGTAAGCATCTTTGCATTGTTTCATTGAGTAAGAAATGtctttaaatgtttttcaaaCGCAACAGAGTTTTCCTTTTCAACATTTTGATAAGAGCCGTGAAACGACTCACGTGGGGCGATTGAATAAAGAGCTAGTATGTAGCAAGGATGTTACACGTTTGGAAATGGACCTAAATATCAATCGAGTTCTTacacattgttttctattttaGGATCCATTTCTCTCTACTATTTTCAAGCTGGAAGCTCTCTATTATCTTCTTGATTTCTTTTCCATGCGAATCATGGGTGAAATGCTTATTTTTCTCGTAGCGCGCGAAAAGTTTCGTGATTCAGTTCGGATGACATATGGCAATAGTATATCACATAATAAGACCGTGGTCTCGATGAGCGACAtgcttaattaaaaagaaagaaattacgcGATTAGATAAAAgtaacatacatatgtatatcttgCTTTTTGTACGTTGTTCTTGCATATCGTTTCCTCGAACGTTAAAAACGTGCTAAAAACATAAATCTCTTCGCATGATGCTTTTGAATATTCCTAATCATCATCAAGTAAAAACGATGGTGGTGATAAATGGTTGTGCAAAATTTGTAAACGTCATTGTGTATACTGTGTGTATCGAATGGAATGTGTCTCGATTAAGTGTATTAGACACGTGACacgtaaaattaaatgaaagcaAGTTACTTATAGTCTAGATCTATCCCTTATCTATTCTCTCtcgatgaatattaaaaatgaatgttaaaaatggaCGTGTCTACGaaaatgtgtatataaaaagaaaaatgtaaaatatcgaGTACTCATTCGTTTATCGGTGTCATCTCGTGAGATTGTTGCCCATTAGCATTACTGCTGGACGCTCCGATTTGTGCTAATGCAGACTGACGCCACTTTCCATTCTCACCGTTCAAGTTTTTATCCTCGCATATACACAAGAACAGTGTGTCGATAACAGTCTGAAATGATGGAGATGCATGGAATTCGATTGGAATGGAATCCAAatggaaaaggaaaataaacgtATGTAATGTAAACGTTACGCGATTACACTCACCTCGTagagagaaattatacaatgggcgataaaaaatgaaaaaacgcAAACGATGAAAATAGGTATAGCATAAAAGTGCAGTTTAGGATCTTGTCTCATGAAAAGCAAAGCGATGCTTCCGGTTGTGGCTGTGACGAAACACTTTCCCAGAAACAATATAAAGTCGCCAAATCCATTGATCACCGCTATTTGCACGGCATTACTAACGATTGTCGTAAAAGCCTTGAACAATTAGATAACGAGttgtttctctctttggtttAATTTCCAATAAATAGTCGAATAAATTGTCTTTTTTCTGCGTGTACGTACTATTCTGGCAGCGTTGCAAAAGTGGGTACCCTCTATAGCGACAACGGTATACGCGTTGTGATTCATGTATCGAATAAATTTCTCGAGACAGTAGAAGCAACAGATGCAGCACCTTAAACCACATTGCGCGCACGGGGATGTCTCTTTAGTTTTTTCGAATCTAAAATCAAAGTAAaagcgaaaatataatattgatttacAAGTTGAAGATCCATTTTTACTTTCTACTGTACTGAGAGCCTTACTTGGCATGCAGATACGTCAAGATCAATCTAGGCAATTTGAAGATGGTTATCAAAAGCGAGCCACACGCTACGGAGCCCATATGATAGCAGACCAAATGTCCAATGGACGAACATACTGGATACGTGTTGGCATTTTTACCTCTGCGAAAACAaaacgatcgatcgacgaaATCGGGTATTAAGTAAgggtaaatatacatatatgatattaCCTAAAGTACCAGCGAGCAACCGCACCCGATAATACCATAACTTCACAACCAACGATGAATTCCGACGTCCATATCAATCCAATGAGATACACCCACCACATGTACTTTACCCAGGTTGCGTCGACGTATTCCACGAACGTGAACGCTGAAATGTGCAACGAGCCATTAATCCTTATTTTACGCGAGTGAAGGATTGCTTCGCTTACTTTTGAAACTCTCGAGAGAAAAGTCGATTCTCTTTTCCACGATTAACGGAGCGTTCTCATCGACTGAGCTTAGATTCAATGGATCAAAGATGGTACTTTTGTACATTTGCACTGATTTCGTCTCGGGATAATCTGTAATCAAGTTTCATTAGAATCAATCGATTTTTCACCATTCGAATTAGCATGGAAACATACTTACTAGCTGTTGCCAGACAAAGAATCACGTATACCCAAAAGGCAAAGAAAAGCATCAACGACAAGAATGTGAAGAACGGTTGGAGAAATAGGCCGGGTAATTCTTTCAAGCATTTCGCGCTCTCTTTGAATAGTGCCGCCATGAAACTGATGCGTTTGCGTAGTATGCACGAAAGAAACAACAGAATAATCTGTAAGATAAGAAAGTGCTTTCTCAAGtgctaaaatatatatatttcattttatttttatctgtgtGTTATTTCACGACACTTACCGTTATGACGGTAGCGATGACGGAAAATGCGAGAAACGCTCTTTCATTTCGAACAGCCTCTTCGAGAAGTTGGCTCGACTCGGTCTTGTCCAACGTCTTCTTGATATCGATGTATGTCAACCATAAAAGAACCGTGCCACCTATAATTAGTAAAGGTgatctgtgtgtgtgtgtgtgtgtgtgtgtgtagttttacaatataaaaaacacaaaaatcaTGTACGATGAAAACACCAGGTATCTTACCTGTGCAAGCGATGCTTACGAGTACAATTATAATCCACGTAACGATATTTGCCAAGAAATGAAAGATGACTATCATAAAAAGTGATAAAACTAGAAGAGATACAATTATGGtacaattaagaaaatatccaGTATTCCTGATTAGCATCGTCGTGTCAGCAATGTATCAAAATTCCTCACCACAGGCGAGACAGGACAGCGCCAAAATTTGCCTCCACGTTTGACACAAATCTCCTAAAACTTGTTCGATAACATCCCAGGAGTTAATCAAGCCGTATAAATTTGAGATTATCATATCGCCCACTTCCGGAATTGCCTTTGGAACACAACGATTCAAGATGGGCGTACTGGGATAAACTGGTAATTCGGGACAAGAACCATTCTTGAATTTGCTGCTTTCACTGTTACACGCGCTAAAATCACTGTCCGGTCTATCGTGACACAGCTGCGATCCAGTCtctttgtaaaaattacaaatatccTCGATGCTCTTCAAGCTTCGAAAAGGACATTGCTTCACGCAAATCTTGAGCGACTGCGTGACGTTGTTTATATCCAAAAAGAACAAGTATCtacgatgagagagagagacacacaggCGTAACGTCTCATTTCGAAACAAGCGTcgtataaaaatgaatatttcgaaataaatgtataaatacgaGGAAATggaggagaaaaatgtcaaatGCTCACGGTTTGTCACTGGTATCTTGCCCAGAAAGCTCCATACTACCAAACTTTTTATTCTTCGTGCCACACGTATTTCCAAAACTGTCATATCCATGTACAAGGCGCATGGGATTGCCATAGACTACCGCAAAGGCTGCAATCACGATCTGTAAACGAATTTTGGCATTAGAATGGCATAGTAAACTTTCAGAGATTTCAGATAATTCACTTTCTGATAGAGACTAGAAGcatcgagaaaaaaatatcattgaaCAGGTATGCTAAATATTGTAATGTCTCATGAAAACAACCATGGAGAAACTGTATCGATCACCGTAACAGTAAGATCTGTAGCGTTAATTTTGCAAAAGCAAATTATCAACCGGTCGGAAAATAGAATAGAGAGGTGGCATACATGTTGATCATCAATCATGTATCGAATTGGAGtactatatatttctaattgtATCATATTGCTCAGAAATCCAAGATACTAGATTGTATAGAAATGATCTTTCTTCTCGTTGACTGGAATGCGCAACTTTATGTTTACATACACCGGTCGCATACCATAAGAAACCAGAATGCTAGGAAAAGGCAGAGCCAAAAAACATCGGTGCATCCTCGGACTCGCGTTGGCTCGGCGCGTTCCTCGTTCTTGGCATCGACGCAGCAAGACATTCCTCCTGACATTCTTTTGCCACTATTGCAAAGTCGTAATTGTTGCTCCTGTCTGCGTCTGCGTCTCTGATTTGGAATAGCGGGATGTGTACGTACGTAGTGGATCAAGTGGATGTACGATGTAGCGTAGCGCATAACTGTGTACATACAACCTGCAGCGATCGTTGAGCGTCCCAGTACCGTAGCCGTGATTTCATCTTAAAAAGGAAAACGGAAGCCAATGTTTATCGCGCATACTATACTAATTGCtttaaaatcaattgaaatttttcatttacttATGTATTACCGACTCGTCGGGTTCTCGTGATGTAGGAAAAATAACCGGAAATCTCATTTTTGCGCCGTAAACAATTGAGAATTTCGCCAAAGTTCTGTCAAGTCGTGCCATTTCTCATGGATAGAAATATATGGTCTCGTGAGACGGGCACGATCATCATCGTGGACGGCCCTGTGACTCGCGTTTCATAGTATCGTTTCCACGGTAACGAACGATACGTCACATGGGAATTATTATACCAGAGTACCTCTAGTGAGAGTATGGGTCGCGGCCATTACGGGTGGGGGAACCCGACTGTACCGATGGCTGTACATACCAATCAAAGACCATTAGCGCGGTGTGTAGATTCTCACACTCGAAGACAACTCTACAGGATTTTGCATCCCCGGTCGCGGCATCTGGCGGGCATCCTAGGGCTCGCGACCTGGCGAGGCGTACGGTTGTCGCGACGCGGATCGGGTCGAGCGAGTCGGAGTCGTCGAGAGTCGTCGATACGCACGCAACGTTGAACGAAACGTCGCGTCGACGGAAATGTAGCTGACAAAACTGGCTCGATCACGGTTCCTTCGTGATATTTTAGCGTAATCGGTTCGGTTTAGCAACGAGTCGTAAGCGAACCCATTTGTTCCATGAATTCCCCACTCGATCATACGTGAGTAAACGCCATACATACTCGACGACGCCTTCGTTTGCGACGTGCTTACGTGACACGACACTCGAAGAAAGACGTAAATGCATTAC
The Ooceraea biroi isolate clonal line C1 chromosome 4, Obir_v5.4, whole genome shotgun sequence genome window above contains:
- the LOC105283341 gene encoding ribosome biogenesis protein BRX1 homolog isoform X3, producing MTKKVLKRKRNEQVEEENEPRQPDEPSTRVKWINRQRVLVFATRGIGHRHRHLMDDMKKLMPHHRPECKMERSKNLRVVNEMCEMKNCNKSILFEGRKKRDLYMWLANVPNGPSAKFLVENIYTMGELKLAGNCLTGSRPLLSFDEHFTTHGHYSLLRELLTQIFGVPHHHPKSQPFFDHVYTFSILDNRIWFRNFQILTEDGGLTEIGPRFVLNPVKIFAQSFGGDTLWENPHYVSPAKYRQSLTKSAANKYKNRVEQKMAQRTNKPEESYALNPTDEIFKGDSQKVGEIREKLQRRR
- the LOC105283352 gene encoding CTL-like protein 1 isoform X1 is translated as MYTVMRYATSYIHLIHYVRTHPAIPNQRRRRRQEQQLRLCNSGKRMSGGMSCCVDAKNEERAEPTRVRGCTDVFWLCLFLAFWFLMIVIAAFAVVYGNPMRLVHGYDSFGNTCGTKNKKFGSMELSGQDTSDKPYLFFLDINNVTQSLKICVKQCPFRSLKSIEDICNFYKETGSQLCHDRPDSDFSACNSESSKFKNGSCPELPVYPSTPILNRCVPKAIPEVGDMIISNLYGLINSWDVIEQVLGDLCQTWRQILALSCLACVLSLFMIVIFHFLANIVTWIIIVLVSIACTGGTVLLWLTYIDIKKTLDKTESSQLLEEAVRNERAFLAFSVIATVITIILLFLSCILRKRISFMAALFKESAKCLKELPGLFLQPFFTFLSLMLFFAFWVYVILCLATANYPETKSVQMYKSTIFDPLNLSSVDENAPLIVEKRIDFSLESFKTFTFVEYVDATWVKYMWWVYLIGLIWTSEFIVGCEVMVLSGAVARWYFRGKNANTYPVCSSIGHLVCYHMGSVACGSLLITIFKLPRLILTYLHAKFEKTKETSPCAQCGLRCCICCFYCLEKFIRYMNHNAYTVVAIEGTHFCNAARIAFTTIVSNAVQIAVINGFGDFILFLGKCFVTATTGSIALLFMRQDPKLHFYAIPIFIVCVFSFFIAHCIISLYETVIDTLFLCICEDKNLNGENGKWRQSALAQIGASSSNANGQQSHEMTPINE
- the LOC105283341 gene encoding ribosome biogenesis protein BRX1 homolog isoform X2; protein product: MPKCPTLPSTKKVKWINRQRVLVFATRGIGHRHRHLMDDMKKLMPHHRPECKMERSKNLRVVNEMCEMKNCNKSILFEGRKKRDLYMWLANVPNGPSAKFLVENIYTMGELKLAGNCLTGSRPLLSFDEHFTTHGHYSLLRELLTQIFGVPHHHPKSQPFFDHVYTFSILDNRIWFRNFQILTEDGGLTEIGPRFVLNPVKIFAQSFGGDTLWENPHYVSPAKYRQSLTKSAANKYKNRVEQKMAQRTNKPEESYALNPTDEIFKGDSQKVGEIREKLQRRR
- the LOC105283341 gene encoding ribosome biogenesis protein BRX1 homolog isoform X1, with the translated sequence MSRMNIYEYSIWRRNVASSSIQRAWPRAEHFSLPLFFSPRYLEIRRKVLAMPKCPTLPSTKKVKWINRQRVLVFATRGIGHRHRHLMDDMKKLMPHHRPECKMERSKNLRVVNEMCEMKNCNKSILFEGRKKRDLYMWLANVPNGPSAKFLVENIYTMGELKLAGNCLTGSRPLLSFDEHFTTHGHYSLLRELLTQIFGVPHHHPKSQPFFDHVYTFSILDNRIWFRNFQILTEDGGLTEIGPRFVLNPVKIFAQSFGGDTLWENPHYVSPAKYRQSLTKSAANKYKNRVEQKMAQRTNKPEESYALNPTDEIFKGDSQKVGEIREKLQRRR
- the LOC105283352 gene encoding CTL-like protein 1 isoform X3 — translated: MRLVHGYDSFGNTCGTKNKKFGSMELSGQDTSDKPYLFFLDINNVTQSLKICVKQCPFRSLKSIEDICNFYKETGSQLCHDRPDSDFSACNSESSKFKNGSCPELPVYPSTPILNRCVPKAIPEVGDMIISNLYGLINSWDVIEQVLGDLCQTWRQILALSCLACVLSLFMIVIFHFLANIVTWIIIVLVSIACTGGTVLLWLTYIDIKKTLDKTESSQLLEEAVRNERAFLAFSVIATVITIILLFLSCILRKRISFMAALFKESAKCLKELPGLFLQPFFTFLSLMLFFAFWVYVILCLATANYPETKSVQMYKSTIFDPLNLSSVDENAPLIVEKRIDFSLESFKTFTFVEYVDATWVKYMWWVYLIGLIWTSEFIVGCEVMVLSGAVARWYFRGKNANTYPVCSSIGHLVCYHMGSVACGSLLITIFKLPRLILTYLHAKFEKTKETSPCAQCGLRCCICCFYCLEKFIRYMNHNAYTVVAIEGTHFCNAARIAFTTIVSNAVQIAVINGFGDFILFLGKCFVTATTGSIALLFMRQDPKLHFYAIPIFIVCVFSFFIAHCIISLYETVIDTLFLCICEDKNLNGENGKWRQSALAQIGASSSNANGQQSHEMTPINE
- the LOC105283352 gene encoding CTL-like protein 1 isoform X2; protein product: MYTVMRYATSYIHLIHYVRTHPAIPNQRRRRRQEQQLRLCNSGKRMSGGMSCCVDAKNEERAEPTRVRGCTDVFWLCLFLAFWFLMIVIAAFAVVYGNPMRLVHGYDSFGNTCGTKNKKFGSMELSGQDTSDKPYLFFLDINNVTQSLKICVKQCPFRSLKSIEDICNFYKETGSQLCHDRPDSDFSACNSESSKFKNGSCPELPVYPSTPILNRCVPKAIPEVGDMIISNLYGLINSWDVIEQVLGDLCQTWRQILALSCLACVLSLFMIVIFHFLANIVTWIIIVLVSIACTGGTVLLWLTYIDIKKTLDKTESSQLLEEAVRNERAFLAFSVIATVITIILLFLSCILRKRISFMAALFKESAKCLKELPGLFLQPFFTFLSLMLFFAFWVYVILCLATANYPETKSVQMYKSTIFDPLNLSSVDENAPLIVEKRIDFSLESFKTFTFVEYVDATWVKYMWWVYLIGLIWTSEFIVGCEVMVLSGAVARWYFRGKNANTYPVCSSIGHLVCYHMGSVACGSLLITIFKLPRLILTYLHAKFEKTKETSPCAQCGLRCCICCFYCLEKFIRYMNHNAYTVVAIEGTHFCNAARIAFTTIVSNAVQIAVINGFGDFILFLGKCFVTATTGSIALLFMRQDPKLHFYAIPIFIVCVFSFFIAHCIISLYEVSVIA